A genomic window from Nicotiana sylvestris chromosome 11, ASM39365v2, whole genome shotgun sequence includes:
- the LOC104223246 gene encoding defensin-like protein 1: MAKSLVSYTTFLALLLCFLLISSNEMQAAEGKLCRRKSKTFSGYCFISEHCDEECKEKEGAKRGMCIKKSIFRRYCYCYHKCK, encoded by the exons ATGGCAAAGTCGCTCGTGAGCTACACAACCTTCCTTGCTCTCCTCTTATGCTTCCTCCTCATTTCATCCAATG AGATGCAAGCGGCAGAGGGCAAACTTTGCCGAAGGAAGAGCAAGACATTTTCTGGCTATTGCTTTATTAGTGAACACTGCGACGAAGAATGCAAAGAGAAAGAGGGGGCAAAGAGGGGTATGTGCATTAAGAAGAGCATCTTCAGACGTTATTGCTACTGCTACCACAAGTGCAAATAA